The Ranitomeya imitator isolate aRanImi1 chromosome 3, aRanImi1.pri, whole genome shotgun sequence genome has a window encoding:
- the CCNA1 gene encoding cyclin-A1 produces MEMYRNSSSNTHFVGNASMGGFDVYHKNLSQPKMEALAQSNLLLPPQQMQRTVLGVISENDQHQRFLSLGTASAKPASGIENVFPHAGKVFTGNESAVVPKTCFTIYVDEAEGKPRNSFSSKVGRRSVEQLEANMTKRKFQLVLDVSAASPMMMDTTLQCLPEEAVSETDPDVAAVAEYIDEIHRYLREAEVKHRPKPFYMRKQPDITSAMRTVLVDWLAEVREEYKLRSETLFLAINYLDRFLSCMSVLRGKLQLVGTAAILLASKYEEIYPPDVDEFVYITDDTYTKKQLLRMEHLLLKVLAFDLTVPTINQFLLQYIHKQNVSTKTEHLAMYMAELTLLQEEPFLKYLPSVTAAAAYALANYTTNQLFWPAALQAFTGYSLSDLAPCLVDLHRTCLYAPNQVQQAIREKYKTPKYMQVSLMNLPTSLPL; encoded by the exons ATGGAAATGTATCGTAACAGTTCATCCAATACCCACTTTGTGGGAAATGCCAGTATGGGAGGCTTTGATGTCTACCACAAAAATCTTTCTCAACCAAAAATGGAGGCACTTGCTCAGTCCAATCTACTCCTGCCCCCACAGCAGATGCAGAGGACTGTGCTGGGTGTCATCAGTGAAAATGATCAGCACCAGAGATTTCTGAGCCTG GGTACTGCATCAGCAAAACCTGCATCTGGCATTGAGAATGTGTTTCCTCATGCTGGCAAAGTGTTCACTGGCAATGAATCTGCAGTTGTCCCCAAGACATGCTTTACTATCTATGTGGATGAAGCAGAGGGTAAACCAAGGAACTCATTCTCATCTAAAGTAGGACGTCGAAGTGTGGAACAGTTGGAGGCCAATATGACCAAGCGAAAGTTCCAGTTGGTACTGGATGTCAGTGCAG CATCCCCAATGATGATGGACACAACACTACAATGTCTACCTGAAGAAGCAGTTTCTGAAACTGACCCAGATGTTGCAGCGGTGGCAGAATACATAGATGAGATTCATCGCTATCTGCGTGAAGCTGAA GTCAAACATAGACCAAAGCCCTTCTACATGAGGAAGCAGCCTGACATCACTTCCGCCATGAGGACCGTCTTGGTGGATTGGCTCGCTGAAGTCCGAGAAGAGTACAAGCTTCGTAGTGAAACCCTGTTTCTTGCCATCAACTACCTGGACAGGTTTCTGTCCTGTATGTCTGTATTAAGGGGGAAGCTGCAGCTTGTTGGGACGGCCGCCATCCTCCTGGCCTC CAAATATGAGGAGATCTACCCTCCAGACGTGGATGAGTTTGTGTACATAACTGATGACACCTACACGAAGAAGCAGCTTCTGCGCATGGAGCACCTGCTGCTGAAAGTACTGGCCTTTGACCTGACGGTGCCCACAATTAATCAGTTcctcctgcagtatattcacaagcAAAATGTCAGCACAAAGACTGAACACCTAGCAATG TACATGGCAGAGCTCACGCTCCTCCAGGAAGAGCCTTTCTTGAAGTATCTTCCATCGGTAACGGCGGCTGCTGCTTATGCTCTCGCCAACTATACAACAAACCAACTTTTTTGG CCTGCCGCTCTCCAAGCCTTTACCGGCTACAGCCTGAGCGACTTGGCACCTTGTCTCGTTGACCTGCACCGAACCTGCCTCTATGCACCCAATCAAGTACAGCAAGCCATCAGGGAGAAGTATAAGACTCCAAA GTACATGCAGGTTTCCCTTATGAACCTCCCTACATCTCTCCCTCTTTGA